The sequence ATTAAATATAAAATTATAATACAAAAATACAAATAGGTAGTAATTATTTAATGTAAACAAGCTACTGGCTTAATAAATTAAGTCTGATTTTTTCTGTGTCGGGTTGTGAAGATGAGCGCGTAATGGTAAATTCGCAGGTAAATTCGCCGCCAATCATTTGCCTTGCGCGCTATGAGAAACTGCACGGTCATATTGAAAAGCAGGGTTGCCGAGTATGGGTTGCTTCGCCGCTCGATGATGGCGTTCGGCGAGGCCCAGGGATACAGTTCAGGGTTTCTCGGCATGCTCGAACTCACGCTGAAAGAGGCGTTCGTCAATGCCGTCATGCATGGAAACCATGACAGCGGTGAACTGCCGGTAATCGTTCTGTTCCAGGTTGCATCAGCGGGGAAATGCCTCGAGGTAACTGTAAGGGATTGCGGAGCGGGCTTCCGGCCCGACGACCTTCCTGATCCTACCATTCCGCATCTCTTGCTGAAAACATCGGGCAGGGGTGTTTATATTATGCGAAGGTATGCCGAAATCGCAAACGTCCAGACCGATTCTTCAGGCTTTTCTCTTACACTGCGTTATACTCCCTTCTGATGGGCACCTCTATTTATTGTCGTGAGAAGCCCGAGGACAAGGCGGACGGAGCGGAAAAACCGGAGTGTACACGGCGTACATGAGGATTTTGAGCACCGCCCAACGCAGTAATCTGGATTCGGAACAAATAAATAGAGGCGCCCTGATTTCATCAATTAAACCGGTACATAAACTGATATGGATATTTCGAAAAGCGCTGCCTGGAGCGCCCTGCAGCTTCACAGAGATGAGATGGCGAACGTGTCAATGCGTTCGTTATTTCAGGACGATCGATCGAGGTTTGAGCGTTTTTCGCTGAGGCATGGCGGCATGCTTCTTGATTATTCCAAGAACCGCATTACCTCTCGTACGATGGACTATCTCTGTGAACTTGCCCGGACGGCGGGACTTGAAGAAAAACGGCGCCGGATGTTCGAGGGCGAGCCGATCAATCTTACCGAAAACAGGGCCGTGCTGCATACCGCTTTACGCAGGCCGTCGGGTTACACGCTTGTCGTGGAGGGTCTCGACGTTTCTGCGGAGGTTGCCGACGTACTGCAACAGATGAAAGCATTTTCGGAAAGGGTTATTTCGGGGAGCTGGAAAGGATTTACGGGAAAAGAGATAACCGACGTGGTCAATATCGGCATAGGGGGTTCCGATCTTGGCCCCTATATGGTTACCGAAGCGCTCAAGCCATTCGCGCATGGAAAGATAGCGGTTCATTTCGTTTCAAATATCGACGGGACGCATATCAGCGAGACGCTGAAAAAGGTCGATCCTGAAACAACCCTGTTCATTATCGCATCAAAAACCTTTACGACGCAGGAGACCCTGACCAATGCCCTGAGCGCCCGTGCCTGGTTTCTCTCCTTTGCCGGCGATGAAGGCCATATCGCAAAACATTTTGCTGCCGTGTCCACAAACCGGGCGAAGGTCGTGGAGTTCGGTATAGACGAGTCGAGCATGTTCAGGTTCTGGGACTGGGTCGGGGGTAGATATTCGCTATGGTCATCCATCGGGCTCTCCATTGCCCTCTATCTTGGTTTCGAGCGTTTTTCGGAGCTGCTCGCGGGCGCTCATGCCATGGATGAACATTTTCTCTCTGCACCGCTAGAAGAGAATGCTCCGGTCATCATGGCGCTTCTCGGCATCTGGTACAGCAACTTTTTCAATGCGGGTTCTCATGCGGTTATTCCTTACGATCAGTATCTCCATCGTTTTCC comes from Chlorobium limicola DSM 245 and encodes:
- a CDS encoding ATP-binding protein, with protein sequence MRNCTVILKSRVAEYGLLRRSMMAFGEAQGYSSGFLGMLELTLKEAFVNAVMHGNHDSGELPVIVLFQVASAGKCLEVTVRDCGAGFRPDDLPDPTIPHLLLKTSGRGVYIMRRYAEIANVQTDSSGFSLTLRYTPF
- the pgi gene encoding glucose-6-phosphate isomerase: MDISKSAAWSALQLHRDEMANVSMRSLFQDDRSRFERFSLRHGGMLLDYSKNRITSRTMDYLCELARTAGLEEKRRRMFEGEPINLTENRAVLHTALRRPSGYTLVVEGLDVSAEVADVLQQMKAFSERVISGSWKGFTGKEITDVVNIGIGGSDLGPYMVTEALKPFAHGKIAVHFVSNIDGTHISETLKKVDPETTLFIIASKTFTTQETLTNALSARAWFLSFAGDEGHIAKHFAAVSTNRAKVVEFGIDESSMFRFWDWVGGRYSLWSSIGLSIALYLGFERFSELLAGAHAMDEHFLSAPLEENAPVIMALLGIWYSNFFNAGSHAVIPYDQYLHRFPAYLQQLDMESNGKRVDCDGMSVAYATGPVIWGEPGTNSQHAFFQLLHQGPGFIPADFIVPLKSQNPLGEHHDMLIANCFAQTEALMRGKTGEEAREELETAGFDADTVAMLEPHKVFPGNRPTNMLVFDELNPFSLGSLIALYEHKVFVQGVIWQINSFDQWGVELGKQLAKAILPELQGDGEVSAHDGSTNALINLYREKRQKLS